One Caenibius sp. WL genomic window, TCTTCTGCGCGGGCCGGAGATGGACGATCACACGCTGTTCGCTTCGCACACGATCTGGCGTTCACGGGCGGATTTCGAAGCGTGGACGCAGTCCGAGGCGTTTCGCAAGGCGCATCGCAACGCCGGCGACAACAAGCCGCTCTATCTCGGCCATCCGCGCTTCGAAGGGTTCGAAGTGGTGCACACGGTTGGCGGCGCGCCTGACGAGGGGTGAGAAACCGCTGCTAATCTAACAGATGCGGCCCCAGCAGCAGGAGCAGGCGCACATCGATGGCCTTGCCCGCCTGCCGCTGCGTGGCGAGGAAAGCGGGCAGGGCATCCAGCGCGACCCGGTGGGTGACGATGTTTTCGCCTTCCACGCCGCCGCCTGGCCCGACTTTCACCAGCCCCCGCGCACGGACCAGTTGGAAGCTTTCGCTGACCATGCCGGGGGAGGAGTAGAACTCGCCGCAATCTTCCAGCATGGCGGCGCGGTAGCCGGTTTCTTCCTCCAATTCGCGCCCGGCGGCGGCCAGGGCATCTTCGCCCGGCGCGCTGTCATCATCGCCGACCAGCCCGGCGGGCAGTTCGATGCAGGGGCGGCCCAGCGGCACGCGATACTGTTCGACGAGGATGACGTGGCCATGCTCCACCGCGAGGATTACTGCCGCGCGGATACCGCGCGAGCGGGAGACGAATTCCCACCGGCCCTTGGTTTTGGCGGTGATGAAGCGGCCTTGCCAGACCACGCGTTCGGGGGTGTCGGCATCGGAGTCGGTCATAATTCGATCAGCCGGTCCGGCAGTTCGTTCGCATCGTCAGCCGCGCGGGGCAGATGCACGGCCAGCACCGCACCCACCTGTTCGACAGCGGCGCACATCCCCTCGGCCACGCGGCCTTCGCGCAGATGCGCCAGCATCGCCGCCATGGCATGGCCCCAGACTTCGGGATCGACGCGGCTGGCAATGGCTTCATCGGCAACGATTTCGGCCCGATGTTCGCGCATGGAAAGATAGATGAGAATGCCGGTGCGCCCCTGCGTGCGACGTTCCGCGCCGATCCGGAATGCGGTGACGGCACGGGCATGGACGCGCGCGGCCTTGATCCACCGGGGGACAAGCAGGAATTTCAACGGCGTCCACAGCAGCAGCAGCCATGTGCCCGCGAATTTGAGTGCGGCGACGAAAGCGGCGATGGCGAAAGCGTGGGCCAGAGTCCATTCGGCATTCCAGTGGCCGCTGATCCAGGCCAGCTTCGCGAGGTAGAAGTCGGGCCAGAGCGAAATCACGATCAGCGCGGTAACCGCGACAATCGCCGCCCAGGCCAGCGCGACATCGTTGTAGCTGTCCGACCGTTCGGCCAGAATGGTGACGATTTCACCGGCGCTTTCGGCTTCCGCGGCCGCGACCGCATCGCTCACCCGTTGGCGGTCTGTGGCATCGAGCCAGTTGGGGGGTGGGCCTGCCATATTCACCAACTCCCGCTTGCGCCGCCGCCGCCGAAGCTGCCGCCGCCGCCTGAAAATCCGCCCCCACCGAAGCCGCCACCGCCAAAACCGCCGCTGCGGCCACCGCCGAACCCGCCGCCGGGGAACAGGATCACCGGCGCCCCGCCACGATAGGCGCGGCCGCCGCGCACCCCGCGTATGGCGGGAAGGATGAAGAACAGGAAGATAATGGCGATCCAGATCAGCATGCCGACCGGAAAGCCGCCCTCTTCCGCTTCCTGCTGCTGCTGGTCCGCCTTGGCGGCCAGGGCGCGGGCTTCGTCTTCGGGCAAAGTGATCTGCTGCACGATCGCATCCGTGCCCGCGACGATGCCGCCCGGCAGATCCCCCGCCTTGAAGCGCGGCAGAATGGCGTTGTTGATGATGAGGAACGACATGCCATCGGTCAGGATAGGTTCCAGCCCGTAGCCGACTTCGATCCGCACTTTGCGTTCGTTGGGGGCGACGATCAGCATCGCTCCATCGTTGCGTTCCTTGCTGCCGATCCCCCATTGGCGGCCAAGCTGATAGCCATAGTCGGAAATCTCGTAACCCTGGAGGCTGGACAGCGTCACTACGACAAGCTGGCGCTGCGATTGCTTTTCCAACGCTTCCAGCTTCGTGGTGAGCTGCGCCTCCACTTCGGGCGGGAGGATCCCGGCGTCATCGACGACCCGCCCGGTCAACGCCGGGAAAGTCTGCGCCGTTGCTGGCCCCGTGACGAGGAAGGCCAGCAGCAGCGCGAACCATAGACGCCGGAACGGCGCGATCATGGCATGGTGTCCGATCAGATCTTGCCTTCAAGGCTGGGGGCGACATCCGCACCCGGCGTGGCCGCCTTGTAGGTGGCCATCGGCTTGGCGCCGTAGATCAGCTTCGCCCCGATGATGTTCGGGAATGTGCGGATCGTGGTGTTGTATTGCTGCACCGCCTGATTGTAGTCGCGGATCGTGATCCGGATGCGGTTTTCCTGCCCTTCAAGCTGGCTTTGCAGCATCTGGTAGTTGGCGATGCTTTTCAGTTCGGGATACCGTTCGAAATTGGCCAGCAGGCGGCCAAATCCGGCCAGCGACTGCGAAAGCTGTTCCTGCGCGGCGGAAAACTGCGCCATCTTGGCCGGATCGGTCAGATCGTCGGCGGAAAGCTGGATGCTGGTGGCTTTGGCGCGGGCTTCCACCACACCAGTCAGAATGGCCTTTTCCTGCTCGGCCGCGCCTTTGGCCACGGCGGCGAGATTGGGGACGAGATTGGCGCGTTCCTGGAACGCGGCCTCCACGTCGGCCCAGCGCGCCTTGGCGTTTTCTTCCGCGGTCGGGATAGTGTTGACGCCGCACGCCGAAAGGGCGAGCGCGACAAAGGCGACGAGAATATTGCGCAACTGCGGCATTGGCGGAGACCCTCCAGGACTAGGCGGCACCGGCTGGTGCACGCATGGAAAATAGCGTGCGCACGGCGCTGTGCAAGACCGGCCACCGGCGAGGTGCTGGCATCTTGTGGGGTTTCGGCTTTAGTGGCAGGATTCCACGGTTGCATCTTGGTGCGGGGCCCGGTTCCGGCCCAAGGCAGGAAGAGGGATTCGATATGCTCAAGGAATTCAAGGCGTTCATTGCCAGAGGGAACGTCCTCGATCTCGCCGTGGCGGTGATTATCGGCGGTGCGTTCGGCGCGATCGTCAAATCGTTGACCGACGATATCATCATGCCGATTATCGGCGCGATTTTCGGCGGGCTCGATTTTTCGAACTATTTCGTCCTGTTGAGCACGCCCGAAGGCTACACCGGTTCGCTGACCGATTTCGCCGAACTGCAGAAAGCGGGCGCCGCGATGATCGGTTATGGCGCGTTCCTGAGCACGGCGATCAATTTCCTGATCCTCGCGTTCATCATTTTCATGCTGGTGCGTACGGCCAACAAGCTCATCAACCGCAAGGACGAACCCGCCGCGCCGACCGAGGTGGAACTGCTGACGGAAATCCGCGACGCTTTGAAGAAACCCTGATTTTTCGCGAAATCGATAGCAAGGGAGGGGCGGCCTGCGGGCTGCCCCTTTTCTTTTGGCACCGGCAACCCTATATCCGCTTTGCCGGTTTCGGCCGGCTATGGCGATAAATTGCGGCGTGCAATAGGCACAGCGGACCCGGGGGCAGTACCCGGCGGCTCCACCACCTCCTCCAGATCATGGGGGATATGAAGGGGCCGAACCAGGATCGACGTGTGTTGAAAGACGTTGTTTTCGCCCGGGCTGAGTAACCCGTTAAAGGCTCAAAACTCACAAGTGCCAACGATAACGAAGCACTTGCTCTCGCTGCGTAATTCTAGGGCCTAACGGCCTGACTTTACAAAGCCAAGAGCACGGTTCGGACCGAACCGGGTAACAGAATCGGAAACCGGGGGCCCGGGGGTGCCTAGCAACAGAAACCCCCACCTTATCCCCTCGTCAGCTATTGTTGTCAGTTGTTTGCCGGATTTCCCGCCGGATCATCGGCCGTAGCGCGCGCTGCCTTGGCCGCCTTTTCGGCCTGTTCGTAGCGCAGGCAATCGAGGATCTTCGCCCCGGCCAGGAACACTGCGCCGGTGCAGGCCAGGAACAGCAGCTTTCCGCCCCAGCCGGGGAAGGTGTCGAGATAGACCTTGCCCCGTTCGCAGGCACCGAGCGCGAGTGCATAGATAATCAAGAACGCTTCCCAGCGCGTCTTAATCACAAACAGCCTGCGGATCTTGCGAAACATGTTTTCCCTTCGGTCAGGTATGCTGCGAAGCAATCTTCGTGCCAATCATGCGTTGCAGCCGTTGCGCGATGGTGCTGCCAGCCGCAGTGTAAGATGCCCCGACAGTTTCCGGTGCTGGCGGTTACCACGGCCGTGCGCGGCCTTCGGCAGAGGGCCAAGCCCCGCCCCCGGGCGTGGATTGGCTGTAAGTCGGCAATGGCGCCTGGCCGTGTCCGCTGATAGTAACGCGGCATATGACAGCAAAAAGGGGGTGAACGATGCGTTTGAAATGGACTCTTGCCTTGCTGGGGATGGGCTTGCCGTTAACCGCATATGCCCAGATGCAGATGCCGCAAGCGCAGCCCGCTGCTCCCACTGTCGCCCAGCCCCTGAAGCTGCCGCAGGCATTACCCGCTGCGCAGGTCAAGGATTTGAAAACCCAGATCGATGGCGTTCTCCTCAAGCAGTCGAACAGCCTCGTCACGCTCTATAAGGATTTGCACGCCCATCCCGAACTCGCTTTCCAGGAGAAAGCGACCGCGGCGAAGCTGGCCAAACTGATGCGCGCTGCCGGTTTCACTGTGACCGAAGGGGTCGGCAAGACCGGCGTCGTGGCCGTGTTGAAGAACGGGGAAGGGCCGATGATCCTCGTGCGGGCCGATATGGATGCCCTGCCGATGGAGGAGCGCACCGGCCTTCCTTATGCGAGCAAGGTGATCGCGGACTATATGGGCAACGAAACGCCCGTCGCGCATTCGTGCGGGCACGATGTTCACATGGCGGCGTGGATTGGCGCCGCGCGCACGCTCGCAGCGATGAAGGACAAATGGCAGGGGACGCTGGTCTTCGTCGGCCAGCCTGCGGAAGAGAACGTCTCGGGCGCGCGGGCGATGCTGGATGATGGTTTCATCGCCCGTTTCGGCAAGCCCGATTATGGCTTCGCGCTGCACGTGACCCCGGCGCCGACCGGCATGATCCTTTACCGCAACGGTGTCACCAGCACGAATTCCGACAGTCTCGATCTGACATTCCATGGCCGGGGCGGGCATGGTTCGACCCCTTCGGCGACGATCGATCCGGTGCTGATGGCCGCGCGCTTCACGGTGGACGTGCAAAGCGTGATCAGCCGGGAAAAGGATGCCGATGCGTTCGGGGTGGTCACCATCGGCGCGATCCAGGCGGGGGAAGCGGGCAATGTGATCCCCGATGAAGCGCTGCTGCGCGGCACGATCCGCACTCAGAACGATCAGGTGCGGACCAGGATTCTCGACGGCATTACCCGCACGGCCAAGGCGGTGGCGATGATGGCCGGCGCGCGCGAACCTTCGCTCACGATCCGGCCGGGCGGCAAGACGGTGGTGAACGATGCCACGCTCACCGCGCGCACGGTGGACGTGTTCAAAGCGGCGTTCGGGCTCAACGTACAGCCGATGCCCCAGCCGATGCCGGGCAGCGAGGACTATTCCGAATTCGTGCTGGCGGGCATCCCGTCGGTCTATTTCTTCATTGGCGGATACGAGAAATCGCGTTTCGAAGCGGGGATCAAGGCGGGCAACCTGCCGACGAACCATTCGCCCGAATTCGCGCCCGATCCCGAACCGACGATCAGCACCGGGGCATCGGCGCTGGCTCTGGCGGTGCTGAACGTCGCCCGGCCTGCGCCTGAAGTGTCCGCGCCCTGACCGGCCCGGCTGCTGTCAGCCGTTGGAGAGCACGCGGGCGATAGCCACGAATTCGGCGACTGACAGCGTTTCGGCGCGGCGGACGGGATCGATCCCCAGCGCATCCAACGCATCCACCGCGCCGGGCAGCGCCTTGAGGCTTTGCCGCAGCATCTTGCGCCGCTGGCCGAAAGCGGCCTCGGTCACGCGCTCCAGCATCCGGGCCGAAACGCCGCCGGGCATTTCGGCGGGAGTTACGTGGACAATCGCGCTCATCACTTTGGGCGGCGGCGTGAAAGCGCTGCGGTGCACTTTCATCGCCAGTTTCGCGGCAGAGCGCCACTGCGCCAGCACCGCCAGACGGCCATAGGCGGAATCGCCCGCCGCCGCCGTGATCCGCTGCGCCACTTCCAGTTGGAACATCAGCGTCAGGCTGGCCCAGCGCGGTGGCCATTCCTGCCCGGAAAGCCAGCCGGTGAACAGCGCCGTGCCGACATTGTACGGCAGGTTGGCCACCACGACATAGGGTTCTTCGAACAGAGTGGCCGGATCGATGGCCAGCGCATCACCCTGGATCACGCGCAACTGGCCGGGGAATGCCTCGTCCAGTTCGGCCAGCGCGGGCAGGCAGCGTGGGTCCATCTCGATGGCTGTCACCCGTGCCCCGGCACGCAGCAGCGCGCGGGTCAACCCGCCGGGGCCGGGGCCGACTTCCAGCACCGGCTTGCCCTGTAACGGACCGGGAATGGCGGCGATCCGATCGAGCAACTGTTCGTCGAGGAGGAAATTCTGCCCCAGCGCCTTGGACGCGGAAAGCCCATGGCGGGCGATCACTTCACGGATGGGGGGGAGGGTGGGCGTTATGCGGTCCATATCGTTGTCGCTGTGCCAGCATCGCCCGCGCAGGGGAAGGGCGCGTTCAATCCGCCGGATGCAGCCGCCGCCGCGCAGCCGCCGCGCCGGCCATGCGGATTGCCGCGATCATCGCGCCAGGATCGGCCTGCCCGGTCCCCGCAATCCCGAACGCGGTGCCGTGATCGGGCGAAGTGCGCACGACCGGCAGGCCCAGCGTCATATTCACCCCATTGTCGAAATCGAGCGCCTTGAGCGGGATCAGCGCCTGATCGTGATACATGCACAGCGCCACATCGAAACTGTCGCGGGCGTGGGGGGCGAACAGCGAATCCGCCGGATGGGGGCCCGTGGCGTCGATCCCTTCCGCTTGCAGAGCGGCGATGGCCGGGGCGATGATCCGCTGTTCCTCGTCCCCCATGCGGCCTTCTTCGCCTGCGTGGGGATTGAGCGCGCAGATGGCCAGGCGCGGGCTGGCGATGCCGAAATCGCGGCGCAGCCCGGCGGCGGTGATGCGCGCGCGGTTGCAGATCAGCTCTTGCGATATCAGACCGGGCACGCTGGCCAGGGAACAATGGACGGTGACCGGCACAGTGCGCAGTTGCGGGCCCGCCAACATCATAACCGCGTCCTGCGGGGCGATGCCGCAGGCTTCGGCGACGAATTCGGTCTGCCCAGGATGGCGGAAGCCGATATCGGCCAGCCGCGCCTTGGCGATCGGCCCGGTGACGATGCCTGCCGCTTGCCCCTTGACCGCCAGCCGCGTGCCCAGAGTAAGCGAACTGAGCGCCAGATGCGCGCCGATGGTATCGGGCGCGCCGGGGCGATAGGGCGCTTCATCCTGGCCGAGCACGGGCAGGGCATGAGGGAAGACGGCGGCGGCTTCCGCAGGGTCGGTGATCGGTTGCACGCTGAGGGCGAGCCCCCGCTGGCGCGCTGCGGCGGCCAGCAGGTTCGCCCCACCCACCGCGAAGAACGGGCGCAGTGCATCGGTTTCGCGCCGGACCCAGGCGGCACAGATCAGTTCTGGCCCCACGCCGGCGGGATCGCCGAGCGAAACCGCGAGCGCCGGATGCATCATCGAATCAATCGTATTCGATCACGGCGTCGCGGCGCAGGTCGCGCAGGTATCGCTGCGCGCGCTTGTTGACGCGTTCATCTTCCATCTGCGACATCAGCGTGTCGAAGCTGGGGCCATCGTTGACCTGCGCTTCATCGCGGCCGCACAGCATCAGGACGCTGACGCCTTCCTTGGCCGAGCCGAAAGGCGGGGTCGTCTGCCCGATCTGCAGCGACATCATCACCTGCTGGAGCGGTGCGGGCAGATCGCGGATGCGGATATTGTCGTTGGCCACGACATGCGCGCCCATCGCCTGGGCCGCTGCGTCGACATCGCCGCAGCCCTTCATCTGCTTGACGTTCTGGGCGAAAGCGGCGGCTTTCTGCTGGGCCTGCGCATCGGTGGTGCCCGGCGCGAGCGGCAGCGAAATCTGCTTGAGGCTGAGCAGCGCATCGCGCGCATCGGCCATCAGCACCTGGCGCTTGTCGATCAGGTAGAGGATCGAGAAACCGCCGGGCACGTCGATCGGCCCGACGAGCTGGCCGCGTTCCATGTCCCGTGCGACAGTCGAGAGTTCCGCGGGCAGTTGCGCCAGCCGGACCCAGCCGAGATCGCCGCCCACCGCCGCGGTCGACGCTTCGGAAAACTGGCGCGCATAGGCCACGAAACTGGCGCCTTGGCCGAGCTGCTGGACGATTTTCTTGGCGTTTTCCAGCACGGCGGCGCGGTTCTGCGCATTGGCCGAGAGATAGATTTCACCGATGCGGTATTCGCTGGTGCCGCGCTGGGCCTGCATCCGTTGCAGCAGTTCCTTCACTTCCTCTTCCGAGACGTTGACGAAGGGCTGCACGTTGCGGCGCAGCAGGCGCTGCCAGGCGAGTTCGCCCTGAATCTGCCGCTTGAGCGAGGCGGGCGAGGAACCGATCTTGACCAGATAGGCGTCCATCGCCTGTGTGTTCTGGCCGAAGTTCTGCGCCGCGACCCGCGCATAGGTCTGGTCGATTTCCGCCTGGTCGACTTCGATCTTGAGCGCTTTGGCTTCCTGGATCTGCAAGGTTTCGTCGATCAGATTGCGCAGGACCTGCAACCGCAGGCGTTCCTTTTCTTCCGCGCCGATTGTCTGGTTGTTGGCCGAAAGGATCAGGGCAAGCCGCTGATCGATATCGGTGCCGGTGATGATTTCACCGTTGACACGCACGGCGGCGCGGCGGTTGTTGGGATCGTTCTTCCCGAAAATCTGCACATTCTGCGGAATGTTGAGCCCGCTGGCGGGCGCAGCCGCATCGGCGGCCGTGGCCGCATTGTCCGCGTCCTGCGCGCTGAGCGGGGAAACGCCCGAGAGGAGGAAAGCGAACGCGGTGCAGAAGGCAACGCGCCGGGAAGGAGTCTTATGCAGGGTCGTCATTACCACTCGTGCAATCCTGTTACCGGCGCCGGATGACGCCATCCCAAATCATCGGGCCCGATCATGGACCAAACCGTGGGGCCAATGCCGCCGGGCGGCTTAACCGAAGCTGAGCCCCGCCGATAGCGTTTTTGCAGGGTCGTGCCAACGCCGTCTGCGCGACAGGCCCCGCGATTGCGATCAGCGGAAGCCAATATTGCGCAGAGCGAAGAAAATCTGGAACCGGTTGTCGGCCTTCGCATCGCCGCTGGTGGCGTAATCGTGGCGCCAGGTGGCGCCGAATTCGAGGCAATCGTCCTGATAAGCGAAGCCGAGCCGGGTGCGCAGCGGTTCGAACCCGTCGGAAAGGGCAAGCGGGTCTTCCGTCCGGTCGGTCAGGTTGATGACGCCTGAACCGAAGATCGACCAGTAGTTGGCGAATGCGACGCGGCCCGAAAAACGCAGTTCCTCGCGATCTTGGAGATCTTCCACTTCGTCGATGTTGCGGTTGAGGCGCAGATAGGCGGCTTCGGCATATGTCTTGCGCGTGCCGACCGTCGCCGCGATTTCGTTGCGGCGCACGGCGAAGCTGTTCTTGTCCAGCCGGAAGCGGTGCGTCAGGCTGACGAGATCGCGGAAGCGGATTTCGGTGCGGCCGACGAAATCGGAGAAATGCCCGCTCAGCCCCGTGCCGTTGGGCAGGATGTCGTTGTTTTCGGAAAAGCTGTAGGACTGGCCGAACGTGGTCTTGATCCGCCAGCCGGGCCTGTCCAGTTGCCAGTCGAACCCATAGGTGATCCGCGTGCTGTCCTCCACCCGGTCGTATCCGGGGAAGCGGTTGAGCGCGAACAGGTTGCTGTCTTCCAGATCGATGGCCCGGGCGTCTTCGTTGGGCACATCGAGATTGTTGATCCTGGGCGAGGCGACAATCTGCACACGCGGGGTGAAGACCTGCGTCCCGCCGAAAGCCGCGCCGATAAACGGCCATTTGACATCAATCGCCCCCAACGCGACGCCGCGCGTGCGCCAGCCCGGTTGCCCGCGATAGATCGCGGTGCTGGTCAGATCGTTGCCGCTGGAATGATAGAGATCGCCCCGGGCCAGCGCGGTGAAGCTGATGACCTGGCCCATCCGCGTGATCAGGCTGCGATCCCACCGGGCCAGCGCGAACGCGCGCTGCGTATCCTGCCCGGAACTGCGGCTGATGGCGAGGCTGTTGACCTGGAATTCCACCCGGCCGCCCAGCAGCGGATCGGCCAGCCGGCGGCGATATTCGAGAATCGGCAGAGCGAGAGGCACCAGCCCCTGATCGCCGTTGGAGGCCAGCGTCTGCGTGGCCCAGCCGGAGAGCGAGAAATAGGTGTTGTCGCCCACCCGTTCGAGATCGACCGTCGATCGCAGGCGATCGTCGCGGCTGATATCGTAGCGGCGCAGGAAAGTGCGGTCGCTGGCGATGCGGCCGGAATAGGTCAGGCTCCAGTTCGGGTCGAACTGGAAACGGCCGTTGGTTTCCAGATAGCCGCGCCAGTCGGTCACTTCGCCGGTGCCCGACAGGGGGATGCGCTCGCTGCGGGTGATGTAGCCGGTGGCCTGCACCGCGCCTTTGTCGAACAGCCCGCGATAGCGCACGCGGGCCATCGGCGGCGCTTCGGTGAAGACGTAGGCGGTCAGTTCCAGATCGTGATTGGCCGCCAGACGGGCGTAGTAAGTGGCCGAAAGTTCGATCCCGTTGTTGCCGGAAATCGTGATTCCCGGAATCATCAGGCCGGAACGGGCGCTGCCGTCCGCATTGATCACCAGCCCCGGCATCGGGATCAGCGCGAGGCCGAGCACTTCGAGCTTGGCGCCGTAGAAGCGAATGCGGTTCTGGCTCTGATCGTAGATCACCCGGTCGGCGACGACGCGCCAGCTCGGCTTGCGGTCGCAGCCTTCGGGCGTGGTGACGGCGCAGCCGCTGTAGGCCGCGTCTCTCAGCGTGACTTTGCCCTGATCGTCGCGTTCTCCCTGCCGCGCGGCCAGCCGCCCGCCTTCGGAAAAGGCCAGCAGCATGTTCTGCATGGCGCCGGCTTTCAACTCGTCCGTCAGCTCCATGCTGTCGGTGTAGAGCTTGTTGCCGTCGGTGTCGGTTAGCAGGATATTGCCGTGGGCGGTGATCTGCCCGCTCT contains:
- a CDS encoding antibiotic biosynthesis monooxygenase, producing the protein MYIAMNRFQVLHGQEDAFEQVWTTRETFLNDVPGFIEFHLLRGPEMDDHTLFASHTIWRSRADFEAWTQSEAFRKAHRNAGDNKPLYLGHPRFEGFEVVHTVGGAPDEG
- a CDS encoding NUDIX hydrolase, with amino-acid sequence MTDSDADTPERVVWQGRFITAKTKGRWEFVSRSRGIRAAVILAVEHGHVILVEQYRVPLGRPCIELPAGLVGDDDSAPGEDALAAAGRELEEETGYRAAMLEDCGEFYSSPGMVSESFQLVRARGLVKVGPGGGVEGENIVTHRVALDALPAFLATQRQAGKAIDVRLLLLLGPHLLD
- a CDS encoding TPM domain-containing protein, whose translation is MIAPFRRLWFALLLAFLVTGPATAQTFPALTGRVVDDAGILPPEVEAQLTTKLEALEKQSQRQLVVVTLSSLQGYEISDYGYQLGRQWGIGSKERNDGAMLIVAPNERKVRIEVGYGLEPILTDGMSFLIINNAILPRFKAGDLPGGIVAGTDAIVQQITLPEDEARALAAKADQQQQEAEEGGFPVGMLIWIAIIFLFFILPAIRGVRGGRAYRGGAPVILFPGGGFGGGRSGGFGGGGFGGGGFSGGGGSFGGGGASGSW
- a CDS encoding LemA family protein — translated: MPQLRNILVAFVALALSACGVNTIPTAEENAKARWADVEAAFQERANLVPNLAAVAKGAAEQEKAILTGVVEARAKATSIQLSADDLTDPAKMAQFSAAQEQLSQSLAGFGRLLANFERYPELKSIANYQMLQSQLEGQENRIRITIRDYNQAVQQYNTTIRTFPNIIGAKLIYGAKPMATYKAATPGADVAPSLEGKI
- the mscL gene encoding large conductance mechanosensitive channel protein MscL, encoding MLKEFKAFIARGNVLDLAVAVIIGGAFGAIVKSLTDDIIMPIIGAIFGGLDFSNYFVLLSTPEGYTGSLTDFAELQKAGAAMIGYGAFLSTAINFLILAFIIFMLVRTANKLINRKDEPAAPTEVELLTEIRDALKKP
- a CDS encoding amidohydrolase codes for the protein MRLKWTLALLGMGLPLTAYAQMQMPQAQPAAPTVAQPLKLPQALPAAQVKDLKTQIDGVLLKQSNSLVTLYKDLHAHPELAFQEKATAAKLAKLMRAAGFTVTEGVGKTGVVAVLKNGEGPMILVRADMDALPMEERTGLPYASKVIADYMGNETPVAHSCGHDVHMAAWIGAARTLAAMKDKWQGTLVFVGQPAEENVSGARAMLDDGFIARFGKPDYGFALHVTPAPTGMILYRNGVTSTNSDSLDLTFHGRGGHGSTPSATIDPVLMAARFTVDVQSVISREKDADAFGVVTIGAIQAGEAGNVIPDEALLRGTIRTQNDQVRTRILDGITRTAKAVAMMAGAREPSLTIRPGGKTVVNDATLTARTVDVFKAAFGLNVQPMPQPMPGSEDYSEFVLAGIPSVYFFIGGYEKSRFEAGIKAGNLPTNHSPEFAPDPEPTISTGASALALAVLNVARPAPEVSAP
- the rsmA gene encoding 16S rRNA (adenine(1518)-N(6)/adenine(1519)-N(6))-dimethyltransferase RsmA, whose translation is MDRITPTLPPIREVIARHGLSASKALGQNFLLDEQLLDRIAAIPGPLQGKPVLEVGPGPGGLTRALLRAGARVTAIEMDPRCLPALAELDEAFPGQLRVIQGDALAIDPATLFEEPYVVVANLPYNVGTALFTGWLSGQEWPPRWASLTLMFQLEVAQRITAAAGDSAYGRLAVLAQWRSAAKLAMKVHRSAFTPPPKVMSAIVHVTPAEMPGGVSARMLERVTEAAFGQRRKMLRQSLKALPGAVDALDALGIDPVRRAETLSVAEFVAIARVLSNG
- the pdxA gene encoding 4-hydroxythreonine-4-phosphate dehydrogenase PdxA, translating into MMHPALAVSLGDPAGVGPELICAAWVRRETDALRPFFAVGGANLLAAAARQRGLALSVQPITDPAEAAAVFPHALPVLGQDEAPYRPGAPDTIGAHLALSSLTLGTRLAVKGQAAGIVTGPIAKARLADIGFRHPGQTEFVAEACGIAPQDAVMMLAGPQLRTVPVTVHCSLASVPGLISQELICNRARITAAGLRRDFGIASPRLAICALNPHAGEEGRMGDEEQRIIAPAIAALQAEGIDATGPHPADSLFAPHARDSFDVALCMYHDQALIPLKALDFDNGVNMTLGLPVVRTSPDHGTAFGIAGTGQADPGAMIAAIRMAGAAAARRRLHPAD
- a CDS encoding peptidylprolyl isomerase gives rise to the protein MTTLHKTPSRRVAFCTAFAFLLSGVSPLSAQDADNAATAADAAAPASGLNIPQNVQIFGKNDPNNRRAAVRVNGEIITGTDIDQRLALILSANNQTIGAEEKERLRLQVLRNLIDETLQIQEAKALKIEVDQAEIDQTYARVAAQNFGQNTQAMDAYLVKIGSSPASLKRQIQGELAWQRLLRRNVQPFVNVSEEEVKELLQRMQAQRGTSEYRIGEIYLSANAQNRAAVLENAKKIVQQLGQGASFVAYARQFSEASTAAVGGDLGWVRLAQLPAELSTVARDMERGQLVGPIDVPGGFSILYLIDKRQVLMADARDALLSLKQISLPLAPGTTDAQAQQKAAAFAQNVKQMKGCGDVDAAAQAMGAHVVANDNIRIRDLPAPLQQVMMSLQIGQTTPPFGSAKEGVSVLMLCGRDEAQVNDGPSFDTLMSQMEDERVNKRAQRYLRDLRRDAVIEYD
- the lptD gene encoding LPS assembly protein LptD → MHPDAAPLLQAPARRLRHSRSVTIPAFLLALAAPWPAFAQDEAPAHDPRAVRDVAFEANQVAYDSESDIVTASGDVILRSEGQTLNAQNVSWNRKSGQITAHGNILLTDTDGNKLYTDSMELTDELKAGAMQNMLLAFSEGGRLAARQGERDDQGKVTLRDAAYSGCAVTTPEGCDRKPSWRVVADRVIYDQSQNRIRFYGAKLEVLGLALIPMPGLVINADGSARSGLMIPGITISGNNGIELSATYYARLAANHDLELTAYVFTEAPPMARVRYRGLFDKGAVQATGYITRSERIPLSGTGEVTDWRGYLETNGRFQFDPNWSLTYSGRIASDRTFLRRYDISRDDRLRSTVDLERVGDNTYFSLSGWATQTLASNGDQGLVPLALPILEYRRRLADPLLGGRVEFQVNSLAISRSSGQDTQRAFALARWDRSLITRMGQVISFTALARGDLYHSSGNDLTSTAIYRGQPGWRTRGVALGAIDVKWPFIGAAFGGTQVFTPRVQIVASPRINNLDVPNEDARAIDLEDSNLFALNRFPGYDRVEDSTRITYGFDWQLDRPGWRIKTTFGQSYSFSENNDILPNGTGLSGHFSDFVGRTEIRFRDLVSLTHRFRLDKNSFAVRRNEIAATVGTRKTYAEAAYLRLNRNIDEVEDLQDREELRFSGRVAFANYWSIFGSGVINLTDRTEDPLALSDGFEPLRTRLGFAYQDDCLEFGATWRHDYATSGDAKADNRFQIFFALRNIGFR